The following nucleotide sequence is from Callithrix jacchus isolate 240 chromosome 12, calJac240_pri, whole genome shotgun sequence.
cacttgaggtcaggagttcgaggccagcctgggcaacatggtgaaaccccatttctactaaaaatacaaaaattagttaggcatgatgatgcatgcctgtaatcccagctactcaggaggctgaggcaggagaatcacttgaacctggaaggcggaggttacagtgaaccaagatcataccactgcactccagcctgggcaacagagtgagactccatctcaaaaaaacaaaaaacaaaaaacaaacaaacaaaaaagcaaacccaGGTATATTCAGACCCAAGAGACTGTTCACTGTTGAAAGTCAACCCAAAGTTAAGAAGCAGCCGAGGGCTGGGGAACAGACACAAGCCTGTGGGTGTGGGAAGAAGCCAAAACGGACCTGACAACCTCTAGGACTCAGGCCTTTGCTGTTTCCCAGCTCCCAGGGGACAAAGGAATTTCAGCTGCTTTTAGCTTATTTGACCCTCATTGATTTCAGATAAACTAGAATTTAGCTGCTCTCTGTCCTTCCAAGACAAGACCCAGGAAAAGCAGGTGGAGGCTGACGTGCCTCAATCAGGCCTCCTGATTGAAGCAACAAGACAAGCACACTAGAATTCACAGTTTCCACTCTCCTCCCTAGACCCACGCACCTGCCGTAGCTCCTGGCCTCAATGAACTCCCAAATCTCCACTGTGTAATCATTCCTGCCAGTGTGGCTCAAAGGGTTAATAAACCGCGGCTTCTCAGACAGTTAGGACACAAGCTCATTCACCAACAGGGACCCGAGAACCACCACACCGCCTAGTGCTTCCTGTAGCGATTTTTGGGGGTTTCGCTACATCCTGTTTTGTCACAGTTGAGAGCACCTGGATTCTTCCCGAGCCCGAGGCTACCCAGGAGGCCCGGAAGCTCCTGAGTGATAGCCCGCTCAATCTTCTCCAGAAAGCAACCTCCCATGTAGGAGCACTGCtgagagagcagtttgaaacTGGAAATGGGATTGATGCCGAAGAAGTCCTTGTAGGCCTCGCGGTTGGGAAGGTCAAATTTGCTGACATTGGtctttgccaggatggtcttgaagaTGTAGAATTTGTCGGGATCTTCCACAATGTCCTTAAAGACCAGTTCTCCATCACTGAAGAAGGTCATTTTGTCCCTGTAAGTCTGCAGGTAGCGGTCAACCAGGAGGGCGTGGATGCGGACCCGGATGGCGTGCTGGCGGATGAAGGCAATCTTGTTCTCCAATCTGTTCTCAATCACCTGATTCAGGTCTTCCAGGAGGGAGATCTCTTCTTGGAGGAATAGTTCCCGGTGGGTGTCTGGCTTATACGCTTGTGGCCAGAAGGAGCTGACGTAAACCCTTGGGGGCTCCGTGACATTGATGAGAGGGGCCAAGCTCCAGAAGAGGGCCCCATAAACCCGCATGAGCATTTGGGTGGCCAGATTGTCAGCCTTGTTGAGGATGATCCTTATCTGGGATTCACGCCCCTTCAACTGGCGGAAGAGCATCTCCAGCTCCAGACCCACATCCAGCTTGGTTGGGTCGAAGACAACAAAGATAAGGTCCGCTCTATCGATGAACCACTGGCACACGTCGTTGAAGGGGTAGCCTTTGGAGACAGGAGCGAGAAGTCAAACTGAGTAGGCCTCCCTCAAAGCCCACACTCCTCCTTTCAGGACTAAACTTTTCTGGGGGTTGAAAGAAGGAACAGCACTGGGTTTTCTGGGTTTCTAAgtactattaaaaagtcagttGCATATCTCCTGCCCCTTGCCAACCTTCAACCAAGAACAGCCTAATCCTTGTTTttcttgttggtttgttttttgagacagggtctcactctgtcacccaggttggagtgcagtggcatgattatagctcactgcagcctcagcctcctgggtttaagaactcttccgcctcagcctcccaacgtgctgggattatagggataagccaccacaccctgcctgatCATTGTTTTCATCTACTCTGAAATCCAAGTCTCTAAGAAAGCGAAATACCTGTTCAAAATGGAAGTTGTCCTACT
It contains:
- the SRL gene encoding sarcalumenin isoform X3, which translates into the protein MLNEDKPSDDYSAVLQRLRKIYHSSIKPLEQSYKYNELRQHEITDGEITSKPMVLFLGPWSVGKSTMINYLLGLENTRYQLYTGAEPTTSEFTVLMHGPKLKTIEGIVMAADSARSFSPLEKFGQNFLEKLIGIEVPHKLLERVTFVDTPGIIENRKQQERGYPFNDVCQWFIDRADLIFVVFDPTKLDVGLELEMLFRQLKGRESQIRIILNKADNLATQMLMRVYGALFWSLAPLINVTEPPRVYVSSFWPQAYKPDTHRELFLQEEISLLEDLNQVIENRLENKIAFIRQHAIRVRIHALLVDRYLQTYRDKMTFFSDGELVFKDIVEDPDKFYIFKTILAKTNVSKFDLPNREAYKDFFGINPISSFKLLSQQCSYMGGCFLEKIERAITQELPGLLGSLGLGKNPGALNCDKTGCSETPKNRYRKH
- the SRL gene encoding sarcalumenin isoform X2; amino-acid sequence: MRALVLLGCLLASLLLSGQAEEAEDANEEAPLRDRSHIEKTLMLNEDKPSDDYSAVLQRLRKIYHSSIKPLEQSYKYNELRQHEITDGEITSKPMVLFLGPWSVGKSTMINYLLGLENTRYQLYTGAEPTTSEFTVLMHGPKLKTIEGIVMAADSARSFSPLEKFGQNFLEKLIGIEVPHKLLERVTFVDTPGIIENRKQQERGYPFNDVCQWFIDRADLIFVVFDPTKLDVGLELEMLFRQLKGRESQIRIILNKADNLATQMLMRVYGALFWSLAPLINVTEPPRVYVSSFWPQAYKPDTHRELFLQEEISLLEDLNQVIENRLENKIAFIRQHAIRVRIHALLVDRYLQTYRDKMTFFSDGELVFKDIVEDPDKFYIFKTILAKTNVSKFDLPNREAYKDFFGINPISSFKLLSQQCSYMGGCFLEKIERAITQELPGLLGSLGLGKNPGALNCDKTGCSETPKNRYRKH